In a genomic window of Nocardiopsis mwathae:
- a CDS encoding TetR/AcrR family transcriptional regulator C-terminal domain-containing protein, with translation MNAKPRVPLDRKRVADTALNLLNEVGLDGLTLSAIGRELGVKAPALYWHFNNKQALLDEMATEMNRRMVARTPRDPADTWRERLRTSNHGLRAALRGYRDGAKVFSGSRFTGIEHAEQMEDDLRLFTAAGFTLTQAVRALATTYLYTTGFVAEEQGVEPLPDERREGYDVEERARMMADFPLSAAAGTEIFENYEEHFAEGLELVITGISARYGID, from the coding sequence GTGAACGCGAAACCACGTGTACCCCTCGACCGCAAGCGCGTCGCCGACACCGCTCTCAACCTCCTCAACGAGGTGGGCCTGGACGGTCTGACGCTGAGCGCGATCGGCCGCGAGCTGGGCGTCAAGGCACCCGCCTTGTACTGGCACTTCAACAACAAGCAGGCGCTGCTGGACGAGATGGCCACGGAGATGAACCGGCGGATGGTCGCCCGGACGCCGCGCGACCCCGCCGACACCTGGCGGGAGCGGCTGCGCACGTCCAACCACGGCCTGCGCGCGGCGCTGCGCGGCTACCGCGACGGCGCGAAGGTCTTCAGCGGCTCACGCTTCACCGGCATCGAGCACGCCGAACAGATGGAGGACGACCTGCGCCTCTTCACCGCAGCCGGGTTCACTCTCACCCAGGCGGTCCGCGCCCTAGCGACGACGTACCTCTACACGACCGGCTTCGTCGCCGAGGAGCAGGGTGTCGAGCCGCTGCCGGACGAGCGGCGCGAGGGCTACGACGTCGAAGAACGCGCCCGGATGATGGCCGACTTCCCGCTGTCCGCCGCCGCGGGCACCGAGATCTTCGAGAACTACGAGGAGCACTTCGCAGAAGGGCTGGAACTCGTGATCACCGGTATCTCGGCCCGGTACGGAATCGACTGA
- a CDS encoding carbohydrate ABC transporter permease: MTTAIAAPPKTKVQGVAGLPGRLRYRRRLPVVGILAWLAGLLFFFPVLWMFATGFKQEAQASTDPPTFLFAPTLDQYRAVLGRDFAPYFLNSLSASLISTVLAVALALPAAYALSLVRIPAWRDSLFFFISTKMLPPVAMILPLYVLATNLGVLDNVTMLAMVYTAMNLPIAVWMIRSFLMELPKEVLEAARLDGATRRTEMWRVIFPMIAPGLAATALICFIFAWNEFFFAVSLTATQAATVPVFLVGFITGEGLFWARLSAASTMAALPVILAGWAAQRWLVRGLSLGAVK, translated from the coding sequence GTGACCACCGCCATCGCCGCACCGCCCAAGACGAAGGTACAGGGGGTGGCCGGCCTGCCCGGCCGTCTCCGCTACCGCCGGCGGCTGCCGGTCGTGGGAATCCTGGCCTGGCTCGCCGGCCTGCTGTTCTTCTTCCCCGTGCTGTGGATGTTCGCCACCGGATTCAAGCAGGAGGCGCAGGCGTCGACCGATCCGCCGACCTTCCTCTTCGCGCCGACGCTCGACCAGTACCGGGCCGTGCTGGGCCGGGACTTCGCGCCCTACTTCCTCAACTCGCTCTCGGCGTCGTTGATCTCGACGGTCCTGGCCGTCGCCCTGGCGCTTCCGGCGGCCTACGCACTGTCGCTCGTCAGGATTCCGGCGTGGCGCGACTCGCTGTTCTTCTTCATCTCCACCAAGATGCTGCCGCCCGTCGCGATGATCCTGCCGCTCTACGTGCTGGCGACGAACCTGGGCGTGCTGGACAACGTGACGATGCTGGCCATGGTCTACACGGCGATGAACCTGCCGATCGCGGTGTGGATGATCCGCTCCTTCCTGATGGAACTGCCCAAGGAAGTGCTGGAGGCGGCCCGGCTCGACGGCGCGACCCGGCGCACCGAGATGTGGCGGGTCATCTTCCCGATGATCGCGCCCGGCCTCGCGGCGACCGCGCTGATCTGCTTCATCTTCGCCTGGAACGAGTTCTTCTTCGCCGTCAGCCTGACGGCCACGCAGGCGGCCACGGTTCCGGTCTTCCTCGTCGGCTTCATCACCGGCGAGGGGCTGTTCTGGGCCCGCCTGTCCGCCGCCTCCACCATGGCGGCACTGCCCGTGATCCTCGCCGGATGGGCCGCCCAGCGGTGGCTGGTCCGCGGCCTTTCCCTCGGAGCCGTGAAATAA
- a CDS encoding ABC transporter ATP-binding protein has protein sequence MATVSFENTTCRYAGSEVPAVDRLNLEIGDGEFLVLVGPSGCGKSTSLRMLAGLEDVADGAIRIGGNDVTHLEPRDRDIAMVFQSYALYPHMTVAQNMGFALELAKVPKDERTRRVREAAALLDLEPYLDRKPKALSGGQRQRVAMGRAIVREPQVFLMDEPLSNLDAKLRVSTRTQLAALQKRLGTTTVYVTHDQVEAMTMGDRVAVLKDGVLQQCDSPMALYERPANAFVAGFIGSPAMNLRECKVAGDALRLGDADIPLSRRQLAGLERDGADTALLGFRPETADLAMHADPARPADGFALEVRLVEELGADCYVYGGIPGHPAEDDIVIRVAPGRAPRIGETVHARVRRAHVFAPNSGARLDA, from the coding sequence ATGGCTACGGTCAGCTTCGAGAACACCACGTGCCGGTATGCGGGCTCCGAGGTGCCCGCTGTGGACCGGCTGAACCTGGAGATCGGCGACGGCGAATTCCTCGTGCTCGTCGGCCCGTCGGGCTGCGGGAAGTCGACGTCGCTGCGCATGCTCGCCGGGCTCGAAGACGTCGCCGACGGGGCGATCCGCATCGGCGGCAACGACGTCACCCACCTGGAGCCACGGGATCGGGACATCGCGATGGTGTTCCAGTCCTACGCTCTCTACCCCCACATGACGGTCGCGCAGAACATGGGGTTCGCCCTCGAACTGGCGAAGGTCCCCAAGGACGAGCGCACCCGCCGCGTGCGCGAGGCCGCCGCGCTCCTCGACCTGGAACCCTACCTGGACCGGAAGCCCAAGGCGCTGTCCGGCGGACAGCGCCAGCGGGTGGCGATGGGGCGGGCGATCGTCCGTGAACCGCAGGTCTTCCTCATGGACGAGCCGCTGTCCAACCTCGACGCCAAGCTGCGGGTGTCGACCCGGACGCAGCTCGCCGCGCTGCAGAAGCGGCTGGGGACCACCACCGTGTACGTGACGCACGACCAGGTCGAGGCGATGACGATGGGCGACCGGGTCGCGGTGCTGAAGGACGGGGTGCTCCAGCAGTGCGACAGCCCGATGGCGCTCTACGAGAGGCCGGCCAACGCGTTCGTTGCGGGCTTCATCGGCTCCCCGGCGATGAACCTGCGCGAGTGCAAGGTAGCGGGCGACGCGCTGCGGCTCGGTGACGCCGACATTCCACTCTCCCGGCGGCAGCTCGCCGGCCTGGAGCGCGACGGGGCCGACACCGCTTTGCTGGGCTTCCGCCCGGAGACGGCCGACCTGGCCATGCACGCCGACCCGGCCCGGCCCGCCGACGGGTTCGCCCTGGAGGTGCGGCTCGTCGAGGAGCTGGGCGCCGACTGCTACGTGTACGGCGGGATCCCCGGGCACCCCGCGGAAGACGACATCGTCATCCGGGTCGCCCCGGGCCGTGCGCCCCGCATCGGGGAGACGGTCCACGCAAGGGTCCGCCGGGCGCACGTGTTCGCGCCCAACAGCGGCGCACGACTCGACGCCTGA
- a CDS encoding zinc-dependent alcohol dehydrogenase family protein, protein MRAIVIDEPGRVSLTTVDDPAPGPREVIVAPAAVGICGTDIHILDGEFEPTPYPIIPGHEFAGTVVAVGSEVTELAADDRVAVDPSLFCGECHYCAVGRGNLCERWGAIGVTTSGACADYVAAPVADCHRIPEALPFDHAALIEPLSCAVHAFDLLPGRMGEHYLVYGAGTMGLFMAQLARGAGAASVSVVDLNSERLAVAAKLAADHTATSADGLDRPGWDVVIDCTGAVPAIEDGLKRVRRGGTFQVFGVAPSEATANFSPFRVYNDEITIVGSMAVLHSYGRAVDLMAKGAVDADAMISHRFTLDEYTDALDAFRAGRGRKLQVHPQSR, encoded by the coding sequence ATGCGCGCGATCGTCATCGACGAACCCGGCCGGGTGTCCCTCACCACGGTCGACGACCCCGCACCCGGTCCCCGCGAGGTGATCGTGGCGCCCGCCGCCGTCGGGATCTGCGGTACGGACATCCACATCCTCGACGGCGAGTTCGAACCCACTCCCTACCCGATCATCCCCGGCCACGAGTTCGCGGGAACCGTCGTCGCCGTCGGCTCCGAGGTCACCGAGCTCGCGGCCGACGACCGCGTGGCCGTGGACCCGTCGCTGTTCTGCGGAGAATGCCACTACTGCGCGGTCGGGCGCGGCAACCTGTGCGAGCGGTGGGGCGCCATCGGGGTGACCACATCCGGTGCGTGCGCCGACTACGTGGCGGCGCCCGTCGCCGACTGCCACCGCATACCCGAGGCGCTTCCCTTCGACCACGCCGCCCTCATCGAACCCCTCTCCTGCGCGGTGCACGCCTTCGACCTCCTCCCCGGGCGGATGGGCGAGCACTACCTGGTCTACGGGGCCGGGACCATGGGCCTGTTCATGGCGCAGCTCGCGCGCGGCGCCGGGGCGGCGAGCGTGTCCGTGGTCGACCTGAACAGCGAGCGCCTGGCGGTCGCCGCGAAGCTCGCCGCGGACCACACCGCGACGAGCGCCGACGGGCTCGACCGGCCGGGCTGGGATGTGGTCATCGACTGCACAGGGGCGGTTCCGGCGATCGAGGACGGCCTGAAGCGGGTGCGCCGCGGCGGCACGTTCCAGGTGTTCGGTGTCGCGCCGAGTGAGGCGACGGCGAACTTCTCCCCCTTCCGCGTCTACAACGACGAGATCACCATCGTGGGTTCCATGGCCGTGCTGCACAGCTACGGCCGGGCGGTCGACCTCATGGCCAAGGGGGCGGTGGACGCCGACGCGATGATCAGCCACCGGTTCACCCTGGACGAATACACCGACGCCCTCGACGCGTTCCGTGCGGGACGCGGCCGAAAACTCCAGGTCCATCCCCAGTCCCGCTGA
- a CDS encoding carbohydrate ABC transporter permease: MTAQSSKAPVRRPDAGALTRAQRWGRRAPLLPALLFVIALTQVPFLFTVYYSTQGRNLLRPDSGEFVGLANYAKVLAEPHFRNAVANTVVLTVSAVALSMLLGIALAVLLDQRFAGRAVVRTMLITPFLVMPAAAALLWKTSMYHPVFGLVNWALSPFGISADWVSQYPLLSIIAVLTWQWTPFMMLIVLAGLQSQSPEVLEAARVDGAGSWATFRRVTFPHLRRFIELGILLGTIYVVQTFDAIFMITQGGPGQASTNLPYFIYLQAFRAFDVGEAAAAGVIVVAATIAIAMFALRVISNLFEEES, from the coding sequence ATGACCGCTCAATCGTCAAAGGCGCCGGTCCGCCGGCCGGACGCCGGCGCGCTCACCCGCGCGCAACGGTGGGGGCGCCGCGCACCGCTGCTCCCCGCACTCCTCTTCGTCATCGCCCTGACGCAGGTGCCGTTCCTGTTCACCGTGTACTACAGCACCCAGGGCCGCAACCTCCTCCGACCCGACTCCGGAGAGTTCGTCGGGCTGGCGAACTACGCGAAGGTCCTCGCCGAGCCGCACTTCCGCAACGCCGTGGCCAACACCGTCGTCCTGACGGTGAGCGCGGTGGCGCTGTCGATGCTGCTCGGCATCGCGCTCGCGGTCCTCCTGGACCAGCGGTTCGCCGGGCGCGCCGTGGTCCGCACGATGCTGATCACGCCGTTCCTGGTCATGCCCGCCGCCGCCGCGCTGCTGTGGAAGACGTCCATGTACCACCCGGTGTTCGGGCTGGTCAACTGGGCGCTCTCGCCCTTCGGTATCAGCGCCGACTGGGTCAGCCAGTACCCGCTGCTGTCCATCATCGCCGTGCTGACCTGGCAGTGGACCCCGTTCATGATGCTCATCGTGCTCGCGGGCCTGCAGAGCCAGTCTCCCGAGGTGCTCGAAGCGGCCCGGGTCGACGGCGCCGGATCCTGGGCGACGTTCCGCCGGGTCACCTTCCCGCACCTGCGGCGCTTCATCGAACTGGGGATCCTGCTCGGAACCATCTACGTCGTGCAGACGTTCGACGCCATCTTCATGATCACGCAGGGCGGGCCCGGCCAGGCGTCGACCAACCTCCCCTACTTCATCTACCTGCAGGCGTTCCGCGCCTTCGACGTGGGGGAGGCCGCCGCGGCCGGCGTCATCGTCGTCGCGGCCACGATCGCCATCGCGATGTTCGCGCTGCGGGTGATCTCCAACCTGTTCGAGGAGGAGTCGTGA
- a CDS encoding sugar-binding transcriptional regulator has translation MATGAPALRPAELIRAAAIARRYYIDGVSKLHIAQEFGISRFKVARILDDARAAHIIRFDISVPAEIDAELSDALRSAYGLREAIAVATADDRDSLHRDNLGRLAADYLTEVLGEGDTLGLACSRTLNAMTLALGALPRCTVVQLTGVLPGGVEENSVELVRRVASLARGPVFPIYAPLVVPDPATARALRRQPQVADTMRRYADLTKAVVAIGSWEPPASLVRDALPPGEGALLSHHGVRAEVCARLMDGDGVPIATDLTDRTIAITVDQLKQVPEVVAVAGGADKTAAIRSALKAGFITSLVTDAATARALTQGG, from the coding sequence ATGGCGACCGGGGCGCCTGCTCTCCGGCCTGCAGAGTTGATCCGCGCGGCCGCGATCGCCCGCCGCTACTACATCGACGGCGTTTCCAAACTCCACATCGCGCAAGAGTTCGGCATCAGCCGGTTCAAGGTCGCGCGCATCCTCGACGATGCGCGCGCCGCGCACATCATCCGCTTCGACATCTCGGTGCCCGCCGAGATCGACGCCGAACTGTCGGACGCCCTCCGCTCGGCTTACGGGCTACGCGAGGCGATCGCCGTCGCCACGGCCGACGACCGCGACTCCCTTCACCGCGACAACCTGGGCCGCCTCGCCGCCGACTACCTGACCGAGGTACTCGGCGAGGGCGACACCCTCGGACTCGCCTGCTCGCGCACACTGAACGCGATGACGCTCGCACTCGGCGCGCTACCCCGGTGCACGGTCGTACAGCTGACCGGTGTCCTGCCCGGCGGCGTCGAGGAGAACTCCGTGGAGCTGGTGCGCCGCGTGGCGAGCCTTGCCCGCGGCCCCGTCTTCCCCATCTACGCGCCGCTCGTCGTCCCCGACCCCGCGACCGCACGTGCGCTCCGCCGCCAACCGCAGGTCGCCGACACGATGCGGCGCTACGCCGACCTCACCAAAGCCGTGGTCGCGATCGGCTCGTGGGAGCCGCCCGCCTCGCTCGTGCGCGATGCCCTGCCCCCGGGCGAAGGGGCGCTGCTGTCCCATCACGGCGTACGGGCCGAAGTCTGCGCGCGGCTCATGGACGGCGACGGCGTCCCGATCGCGACGGACCTGACCGACCGCACCATCGCCATCACGGTCGACCAGCTGAAACAAGTCCCCGAGGTCGTCGCCGTCGCCGGGGGCGCGGACAAGACCGCAGCCATACGCTCGGCCCTGAAGGCAGGCTTCATCACGTCCCTCGTCACCGACGCGGCGACGGCCCGCGCCCTCACCCAGGGCGGTTGA
- a CDS encoding FAD-dependent monooxygenase, with product MAAQLDVQTDVLVVGAGPSGLTLGIDLARRGVDVLVVEQADALFPGSRGKGIQPRTLEVFDDLGVLDAIRAAGGPYPAGMIWQDGRRMGERRIFEPAGATEEAPYPDPWMLPQWRTQEILLARLEALGGRVAFRQKVIGLSQGDDGVTVRFAHGPDLRAGYVVAADGGRSTVRRALGIGMAGETVDPSPMLVADVRITGLDRDNWHIFPPNGEGDGFLTICPLAGTEDFQLVARFPEGTEVDLSLDGIRTAVAARSHLAPEDVTGARWASDFRPRAALADRFREGRVFLAGDAAHVHSPAGGQGLNTGVQDAYNLGWKLGAVLRDGAPASLLDTYEEERRPIAADMLGLSTRIHRGETRRGEATRQLRLGYRASSLTEETRAAPGPVRAGDRAPDATVAGVRLFDALRGAHWTLLTTGAAAPQGYGVGVFLIRPDGYVGWAGETADGVAEYAARTGAEAARRIPSSLICGP from the coding sequence ATGGCTGCACAACTGGACGTACAGACGGACGTACTGGTCGTGGGTGCGGGACCCAGTGGACTGACCCTCGGCATCGACCTCGCCCGCCGCGGGGTGGATGTGCTCGTCGTCGAGCAGGCCGACGCGCTGTTCCCCGGCTCGCGCGGCAAGGGGATCCAGCCGCGCACCCTGGAGGTCTTCGACGACCTCGGCGTCCTCGACGCGATCCGCGCGGCCGGCGGCCCCTACCCCGCCGGGATGATCTGGCAGGACGGTCGGCGTATGGGCGAGCGGCGGATCTTCGAACCGGCGGGGGCGACGGAGGAGGCCCCGTACCCCGACCCGTGGATGCTGCCGCAGTGGCGCACGCAGGAGATCCTGCTGGCACGACTGGAGGCGCTGGGTGGGCGGGTCGCCTTCCGCCAAAAAGTGATCGGCCTCTCCCAGGGCGACGACGGGGTGACCGTACGCTTCGCCCACGGTCCCGACCTGCGGGCCGGGTACGTGGTCGCCGCGGACGGGGGCCGCTCGACGGTGCGCCGGGCACTCGGCATCGGCATGGCCGGTGAGACCGTCGACCCGAGCCCGATGCTGGTCGCCGACGTCCGTATCACCGGCCTCGACCGCGACAACTGGCACATCTTCCCGCCGAACGGGGAGGGTGACGGCTTCCTGACGATCTGCCCGCTCGCGGGCACCGAGGACTTCCAGCTCGTGGCCCGGTTCCCCGAGGGCACCGAGGTGGACCTCTCCCTCGACGGCATACGCACGGCCGTCGCGGCCCGCTCGCACCTGGCCCCCGAGGACGTGACCGGTGCGCGGTGGGCCTCGGACTTCCGCCCTCGGGCGGCCCTTGCCGACCGCTTCCGCGAGGGCCGGGTCTTCCTCGCCGGAGACGCGGCGCACGTCCACTCACCCGCCGGCGGCCAGGGCCTCAACACCGGCGTGCAGGACGCCTACAACCTGGGCTGGAAGCTGGGCGCGGTGCTGCGGGACGGCGCGCCCGCCTCGCTCCTCGACACCTACGAGGAGGAACGGCGCCCGATCGCCGCCGACATGCTCGGCCTGTCGACGCGCATTCACCGCGGCGAAACCCGCCGCGGCGAGGCGACCCGCCAGCTCCGCCTCGGCTACCGCGCCTCCTCCCTCACAGAGGAGACCCGCGCCGCCCCGGGTCCGGTGCGTGCCGGCGACCGTGCACCGGACGCGACGGTGGCGGGGGTGCGGCTGTTCGACGCGCTGCGGGGTGCGCACTGGACCCTGCTGACGACAGGCGCGGCCGCGCCTCAGGGATACGGCGTGGGCGTATTCCTCATACGCCCGGACGGCTACGTGGGCTGGGCCGGCGAGACCGCCGATGGTGTGGCGGAGTACGCGGCGCGAACGGGCGCCGAGGCCGCGCGCCGGATTCCCTCCTCGCTCATCTGTGGCCCCTGA
- a CDS encoding ABC transporter substrate-binding protein: protein MFIPLRRPGLAAAAAGALLTATACAGAGGGGGAERTVTIATVANPQMQDIEELAGKFSEQHPDIDVQFVTLPENQLRDRVTQDIATQGGQYDIVTVGTYEAPIWAENGWLVSLEEYAGQGDYDVDDLVPAVREALSYDGELYAAPFYGESSFMMYRTDLFDEAGLEMPPQPTWKDIAGFAEELHAPDDDVAGICMRGLPGWGELLAPLNTVILTHGGQWYDEDWNAHLDSPETQEAVELYVDLLRDYGQQGAPNDGFTECLTTMAQGNAAMFYDATVAAGLLEDPESSNVTGQIGYAPAPVAETDHAGWLWAWSMAVPSTSSDPDAAWEFISWATSKEYISLVGEELGWERVPPGSRMSTYSKPEYQSAAEKFASATLEAIENVDVHQPGLHPQPWTGVQYVAIPEFQDLGTKVSQEISAAIAGQQSVEKALEKSQRYAESTAESGGYRD, encoded by the coding sequence ATGTTCATCCCCCTGAGACGTCCAGGCCTGGCCGCGGCCGCGGCCGGAGCCTTGCTCACCGCGACCGCCTGCGCCGGTGCGGGAGGGGGCGGCGGAGCGGAGCGCACGGTCACGATCGCCACCGTCGCCAACCCGCAGATGCAGGACATCGAAGAGCTGGCCGGGAAGTTCTCCGAGCAGCACCCGGACATCGACGTGCAGTTCGTGACGCTGCCCGAGAACCAGCTGCGCGACCGCGTGACACAGGACATCGCCACCCAGGGCGGGCAGTACGACATCGTCACCGTCGGCACCTATGAGGCGCCGATCTGGGCGGAGAACGGCTGGCTCGTCAGCCTGGAGGAGTACGCGGGCCAGGGCGACTACGACGTCGACGACCTCGTTCCGGCCGTCCGGGAGGCGCTCTCGTACGACGGCGAGCTGTACGCGGCCCCGTTCTACGGCGAGTCGTCGTTCATGATGTACCGCACCGACCTCTTCGACGAGGCCGGCCTGGAGATGCCCCCGCAGCCCACGTGGAAGGACATCGCCGGGTTCGCCGAGGAGCTGCACGCCCCCGACGACGACGTCGCCGGAATCTGCATGCGCGGCCTGCCTGGCTGGGGAGAGCTGCTCGCGCCGCTGAACACCGTCATCCTCACCCACGGCGGGCAGTGGTACGACGAGGACTGGAACGCGCACCTCGACTCCCCGGAGACGCAGGAAGCCGTCGAGCTCTACGTCGACCTGCTGCGCGACTACGGCCAGCAGGGCGCGCCCAACGACGGGTTCACCGAGTGCCTGACGACGATGGCACAGGGCAACGCCGCCATGTTCTACGACGCGACCGTCGCCGCGGGCCTCCTTGAGGACCCCGAGTCGAGCAACGTCACCGGGCAGATCGGCTACGCGCCGGCCCCGGTGGCCGAGACCGACCACGCCGGCTGGCTGTGGGCGTGGTCCATGGCCGTTCCGAGCACGTCCTCGGACCCCGATGCCGCATGGGAGTTCATCTCGTGGGCCACGTCCAAGGAGTACATCTCCCTGGTCGGTGAGGAGCTGGGCTGGGAGCGGGTGCCGCCGGGCAGCCGGATGTCCACCTACTCCAAGCCCGAGTACCAGTCCGCCGCGGAGAAGTTCGCGAGCGCCACGCTGGAGGCGATCGAGAACGTCGACGTGCACCAGCCCGGCCTGCACCCGCAGCCGTGGACCGGCGTCCAGTACGTCGCGATCCCCGAGTTCCAGGACCTCGGGACGAAGGTCTCCCAGGAGATCTCCGCCGCCATCGCCGGACAGCAGTCCGTCGAGAAGGCTCTGGAGAAATCCCAGCGCTACGCCGAGTCGACCGCCGAATCGGGCGGCTACCGCGACTAG